CGGCGACTGCTCTTGCCACGAAGTTTGAGGTAAGTGTGCGAACCATTTACCGTGATATCCGCGCTTTAGAACAATCCGGGGTGCCGGTCGTTACGGAAGAAGGCAAAGGCTACTCGCTGATGGAAGGTTACCGCATTCCGCCGGTTACATTCAGTGAACGGGAAGCAAATGCATTGATCACTGCTGAGCAATTCGTGTTGAAAAACAAAGATGCTTCTTTTATTAAAGACTACACGGATGCCATTACGAAAATCAAAGCGGTTCTTCGGGAAAGCACAAAAGATGGTGCAAATCTCTTGTCTGACCGCATTGCAATCGGTCAAAACAGTTCAAGTGACCGGACAAGTAATTACCTGTCCTCGCTGCAATTGGCATTGACGAATTTCAACCTGGTGCGTCTGCATTATCAAAAAGCAGAAAGTGAGGAAATCAGTGAACGTATGATCGAACCTTTTGCGATGCTTACAGCGAATGAGAATTGGTTGTTGCTGGCTTATTGCCGCCTGCGCAAAGAATTCCGTTTTTTCCGGTTGGACCGCATTCGGAATTTACAAGTTCACAACGATCGTTTCGAACCGCACAATATGACTTTACAGGAGTATTTTGATAAACAGGGATAGTTAGATCTCAGATGCAGGGTTAATCTTGGTAACGTTGACGGCACTTATGGGAGATTCATTCAGTCGTTTATATAAATCGTCGGTAAATTTTGCGGGATCAATTTCCAGTGCTTCATACAGGCGGTTCATCCAAAATAAAGACGGACACCTTTCTCCTCTTTCGTAACTGGAGATATTTTGGGCATTTACATTCATTCGTGAAGCCAATTCTTCCTGGGTAATTCCTTTTTCTTCCCTCACACGCTTAATTTCTCTACCCAAAACGTCATTAAATGACTTCGTATTCATAGTTGGCAAAGTCGAAATATTTAACAGCTCTTCTGTAACACGATTGTGTTTATTTGTTACTTTTACCAAAATAAAACCAGTTTATTCAATTGATCAGGATTGCAATATATGAATTCAATTTTCACTCGAGAAATGTCTAAAAATCCGGACAGGACCAGAAACCACAAATACTGAAAAACAGTATGTCTTCATTAATATGTGCTTTTAATTAACTATCAGGGAAATAAGTCTGCAAATAATTATTCACTAGACTGAAATCATGAAAAACAAAAATTTGATAGTCACACAATTAGAAAATTACGAAAAATCCTACGAGGAAACAAAGGATTTTGAAAGATTTAAAATTAACATCTACCAAACGATCCAGGATATCGAAAGCATTACACCGGTAAACCCGGTTTATTCTTCTTATTTGTTCCAGATCAAATTGGATTATGAGAATCTTGACAGGAATAGCTCACCAACTCTGGTATCATCTCTTAAAACATTTCTCAAGCGCCTGGAATAATAGATTTCCGGGCAGATTACTGATGTAATTGGATTCCCCGAATAGTAGAAAATCTGTAATTTTCATTCCGGATACCCGATTATCGGAGCATCCTCGTATTTTGATTTTATGGGAAAAGGATTTAACAAATTTACAGAGGGAATTGCCTGGCTTCAAATTGCTGCTTCTCCCACATTAATCGGAGTGATTATCGGGGTGATCATCGGACTGGCAGGAAATGCCGGACTTGGGATTGTTGTTGGCTTATTGGGTTTGGTGATCGGGATCGTCTGGGCAATGCGCGTTTCGAAAGAAGAAGGAACGAGTCAGTTTATGTCAAGAACGATGGCTACACCTGAACTGGACGAAAAAGAATCCGGTGAATCGGAAGAAATGAACGGATAATGATAAAAGGGCATTCATTCTGAAAGGAATTTCGTTTATTTGTTCCGTAACAAACCTGAAACACTATGAGCGTTCGAGCTGAAAAAGCAATCCGGAGAAAAGAATCCTCTTCCGGGAAAAATCAGATCAAAAAAGGAGATACTCCGGGCAATGAATGGCAGGATAACCGTCTGCAATCAGTCGTACAGCAAAAAATACAAGCCCTTGCAGATAGCAGTCCGCAATCACAACTGATTGATCAGGTGCAACAAAGCAGCACATCGCAAGCGAAACCCATACAGCGGATGGTGGCAATTAATGCCTATAAAAATGTGTATGTGCCGGATTATCTGAAACCGGAGACTAAAGAAGCCGAGGGAAGAATGGAAACTTCTATCAATACCCTGAGCGGAAGAGACGATAAATTGGTATTTACGGATTCCGACAATGTTCAGGAGATTTTTAAGAAAAATAGTTGGTCAACAGATTTGCTTGAATCTAAGAATAAATACACAGATAAAGACGAAGCGAATAAATTAACGGCCAAAGCCTCCCGGGAACAGCAAGACAGGAACCTGAGCCCGGAAAAACGCAAAGCAATTACAGATAAACTGGGATCTGACCTGGACGATCTGACAAATGCGACCTGGAAAAGAAA
The window above is part of the Fluviicola sp. genome. Proteins encoded here:
- a CDS encoding YafY family protein, giving the protein MNDNETSRLSRLTAILLQLQSNRLVTATALATKFEVSVRTIYRDIRALEQSGVPVVTEEGKGYSLMEGYRIPPVTFSEREANALITAEQFVLKNKDASFIKDYTDAITKIKAVLRESTKDGANLLSDRIAIGQNSSSDRTSNYLSSLQLALTNFNLVRLHYQKAESEEISERMIEPFAMLTANENWLLLAYCRLRKEFRFFRLDRIRNLQVHNDRFEPHNMTLQEYFDKQG
- a CDS encoding helix-turn-helix transcriptional regulator; this translates as MNTKSFNDVLGREIKRVREEKGITQEELASRMNVNAQNISSYERGERCPSLFWMNRLYEALEIDPAKFTDDLYKRLNESPISAVNVTKINPASEI